Proteins from a single region of Nakamurella deserti:
- a CDS encoding MFS transporter — MTPLQRQVLVVAILASFVAFLDGTVVNVALPAIVGDLGGGLTIQQWVLDAYLITLGSLILLAGSLSDQFGRVRILRIGLLGFGVTSVLCAVAPGGLFLVVARGLQGAAGALLVPSSLAMVIAALSGPAQSRAIGRWTAWSGVAAIVGPLLGGVFVDAVSWRWVFGINVLPIAVTVVMLARLNRADPHVPPAHRVPVDYLGAALGATGLAGPVFALIEQGRFGWHSPVVYLPLVLGSACFAAFLLVERRSRHPMLPLELFGVRNFWVGNLATVGIYGALSLGSFAVTLFLQQVAGFTATAAGVVLMPVTVMMLLLSSVFGGLAGRLGPRLFMAAGPVIAGVGYLLMLGAEVPLQLWTQLMPGIVVFGVGLAVTVAPLTSAILGGIAERHAGIGSAVNNAVSRVAGLVAIAFAGVIAGGVLDLDGFHRLVAWTAGLLITSGLLAAVGITNRTRRDAG; from the coding sequence ATGACCCCGCTGCAGCGGCAGGTCCTGGTGGTGGCGATCCTGGCCAGCTTCGTGGCCTTCCTCGACGGCACCGTGGTGAACGTGGCGTTGCCCGCCATCGTCGGCGACCTGGGTGGCGGGCTGACCATCCAGCAGTGGGTCCTCGACGCCTACCTGATCACCCTGGGATCGCTGATCCTGCTGGCCGGATCACTGTCCGACCAGTTCGGCCGGGTCCGCATCCTGCGGATCGGCCTGCTCGGTTTCGGGGTGACGTCGGTGCTCTGCGCCGTCGCGCCGGGCGGACTGTTCCTGGTCGTGGCGCGGGGACTGCAGGGCGCGGCGGGCGCCCTGCTGGTGCCGTCCAGCCTGGCCATGGTCATCGCCGCCCTCAGCGGACCGGCGCAGAGCCGGGCGATCGGGCGCTGGACGGCGTGGTCGGGGGTCGCCGCGATCGTGGGGCCGCTGCTCGGTGGGGTGTTCGTCGACGCGGTCTCCTGGCGCTGGGTGTTCGGCATCAACGTGCTGCCCATCGCCGTCACCGTGGTCATGCTCGCGCGGTTGAACCGCGCCGATCCCCACGTACCGCCCGCGCACCGCGTCCCGGTGGACTACCTCGGCGCCGCGCTCGGTGCCACGGGGCTGGCCGGTCCCGTCTTCGCGCTGATCGAGCAGGGGCGGTTCGGCTGGCACTCGCCGGTCGTCTACCTGCCGCTGGTCCTGGGATCGGCCTGTTTCGCCGCGTTCCTGCTGGTCGAACGGCGCAGCCGGCACCCCATGCTGCCACTGGAGCTGTTCGGGGTGCGCAACTTCTGGGTCGGCAACCTCGCCACCGTGGGCATCTACGGGGCGCTGTCGCTCGGCTCGTTCGCCGTCACGCTCTTCCTGCAGCAGGTCGCCGGGTTCACCGCCACCGCGGCCGGGGTGGTGCTGATGCCGGTGACGGTGATGATGCTGCTGCTGTCGTCGGTCTTCGGCGGTCTCGCCGGGCGTCTCGGGCCGCGGCTGTTCATGGCGGCCGGACCGGTGATCGCCGGCGTGGGCTACCTGCTGATGCTCGGCGCCGAGGTGCCGTTGCAGCTGTGGACCCAGCTGATGCCGGGGATCGTGGTGTTCGGTGTCGGACTGGCCGTCACCGTCGCCCCGTTGACCTCGGCCATCCTGGGCGGCATCGCCGAGCGGCACGCCGGGATCGGCTCCGCGGTGAACAACGCCGTCTCCCGGGTGGCCGGCCTGGTGGCCATCGCCTTCGCCGGAGTGATCGCCGGCGGCGTGCTGGACCTCGACGGCTTCCACCGCCTCGTCGCGTGGACCGCCGGCCTGCTCATCACGTCCGGGTTGCTCGCGGCCGTGGGCATCACCAACCGGACCCGCCGGGACGCGGGGTGA